TATTCCCAGATCGGGTCATTTAAGCGTGCTACACCATAATTTCGTTGCCCATCCGTTGAAGGAAGTCCCTCATCATCAATATCTCCATAATAATTTACGAGATGGACAACAACCGCCTCACAGCCTGCCTGTTTCGCAAATCGATAATAATCTGTATGTAACATATGACGATATAAACCAATACCTAATCGCATGTCTTTACTCCTTTACATATTGTTCGTTAGATTGCCTAAACTAAAATCTGAAATATCAGCTTAAACATGCATAAACGACTACGTCGCTTTTTTTAAGGGCGAATAGCGTTTGTGCGGGGAAAATAAATCAGTTTAGATAGCGCCACCATTCTCTTTTATTAGAAACATCATATATTGCTTACTCTTCTCTAAGTGCGATACGAGTAAATGAGTCGCTTGTTCCAGACGATCATGCTTTATTTCCTCAATAATCTGTTCATGCTCTAGTAAACCTTCATTAGATCGATGTAAGTTCTGGAAATGAAATATACGTGAAATATACAGAAAGCTATTCAAGAGCTCATATTGATTTAGAATTAACTGATTATGGCTCATCGTCACAATTGCTTTATGAAACAGAACATCTGCCTCTAGAAATTGTTGATACAAAAATTGGGAACTATTCAAATGGGTTCTGGCACGCTCCACAAACTCTGTCAATTGCGTAACAAGCTGCTCACGATCTTCCTTCGATAGGTGTTCCATGCACCATTTCTCAATCATGATGCGAGCATCCATCACTTCAGCGATTCGCCCACTCGTTAATTGACTTACATAGGTACCTGACCGTGATACGACTTCAATAAGTCCATCATTCGCCAAACGATGAATCGCAAGCTTCACAGGAGTTTTACTAACCCCCATCTTCTCGCTTAAATCATTGAGATCCAGTCGTGCACCACCTTTATATTCCCGCGTAAGGATTTGATTCTTCAAAATTTGGTACACTTGCTCATTTAAATCTAGTCGTTCAATCTTTACATTCATAGGACAACTCCATTTGATTCAGGTTCAAACTGAAATATCAGATTTTAGATTCGAGTTCATTATAAGCTGCAGCTTACAGAAATTCAATACTTAATTACAGACTTTCGAATGTGTGCGCCATGCCTTCGGCGTTACGCCAATTAATTTCTTGAAGACCGTCGCGAAATGTTGGCTCGTCTTAAACCCAAGCTCCATGGCAATGTCTGTTATACTCAGCTTCGATTCCTCTAACATATGACAAGCACAGTCCATTCGAATCCGATCCATAAACGCTGTTGGTGATTGTCCGTTCGTTTCACGAAATACACGATAAAAGTGCGACTCACTTAAACCAATCTCCGAGGCAAGCTGTCCAATCGTACAGCGTTCAGATGGATTCTGTTCCAGTCTTGTCTTAAGCTCCAGCGTATACGCGTGCATATCATGCGATAGAGCATTGAGCGGTGTGTGATGCAAAATGCGTTGTAAAATTTCCAGAACTCCATGACGGATCTGAAATTCCACAAGCTCTGTATCCTGCTGGTTAATTAACTGCTTGACCCTTTTGAAATAATCTACGATTTCCTTGCTAACCAACTGAATACGAGGACAGCGTTGTATCCATTGTGCAAATACTTGACGTTCAGCATCATCCAGTCCGAACCAATTCGCATGCTGAAGCGGATCACGAACGATGATCCACCAGATCGTACATGGCCCAATATAATCAAAGCTAGCACGGTGACGTTCACCAGGTCGTGTATGAATGGTATGCTGTGCGCTCGTTGGGTGAAATTGTCCATTAACTTCCCACACTGCGGTTCCTTGCTCTATAAATACAAACTCATAAGCATCTTCGTGCACGTGATTTGTCAAAGGCATGGCTCTACTAAAATGGTCGTATCCCAGAAGGATCAGATCTTTAACATGGGCTGCAGGACCATCTTCCCAATCGATAAAATATACCCAGCGTTCACTCTTTATAGCGTCTGTCATCGTGTACACGCTGCCTCTCTTGTGATCATATTAGCTCATTCCGAATCGTATATTTGTTCATTTATGTTTCTGATCCTATTAGATACAAATTGAAAAGTCAAATGATATAAATTGTTTTAAACTGAAGTCGTAAACCTGAATAAGGAGTGATAAGCGTGCCACACAATGCACCACAGATCCATGTCGTATTCAAGACACATTTAGATATCGGTTATACCGATCTCGCGAAACATGTTACTGATCGATATATGAAACTATTTTTCCCGAGTGCGATCACAACAGCACAGTACTTTGATGAACATCCTGATCAAGGTTCTTTTATTTGGACAACGGGTTCTTGGTTAATTCATCACTTACTCAAACATGGAACAACCGAGGAGAAACAGCAAGTAGAGGAAGCTATTGCTAAAGGCTATTTAAGATGGCATGGTCTCCCTTTCACGACCTATACCGAATTATACGATGCCGAGCTACTAGATTACGGTATTCAAATGGCTACACGTCTTGACCAACGCTTTGGTATCCACACCATTGCAGCCAAAATGACGGATGTACCTGGTCATACACGTGCGCTGATTACACATATGGCCAAGGCGGGGATGAAGTATCTTCATTTAGGTGTAAACCCCTCAAGCCATGTTCCTCATGTACCTGAGATGTTTTTGTGGAGAAATCCAGATGGTTCTGAAATCGTCGTTCAATATAGTAAAGATTATGGAACGACCTTCAAAACAGAAGGCTTGAATGATGTTTTATACTTTGCTCATACACATGATAATCATGGTCCTTCCACCGTTGAACAAATTAAAGCGGAATTTGCTCAACTACGTGAGGCCTATCCACATGCGAATATCAGAGCGTCCACGTTGGATCAGTATGCGGAGAAGGTATGGGCCATTCGTGATACGTT
The window above is part of the Paenibacillus sp. FSL K6-0276 genome. Proteins encoded here:
- a CDS encoding GntR family transcriptional regulator, producing the protein MNVKIERLDLNEQVYQILKNQILTREYKGGARLDLNDLSEKMGVSKTPVKLAIHRLANDGLIEVVSRSGTYVSQLTSGRIAEVMDARIMIEKWCMEHLSKEDREQLVTQLTEFVERARTHLNSSQFLYQQFLEADVLFHKAIVTMSHNQLILNQYELLNSFLYISRIFHFQNLHRSNEGLLEHEQIIEEIKHDRLEQATHLLVSHLEKSKQYMMFLIKENGGAI
- a CDS encoding AraC family transcriptional regulator — translated: MTDAIKSERWVYFIDWEDGPAAHVKDLILLGYDHFSRAMPLTNHVHEDAYEFVFIEQGTAVWEVNGQFHPTSAQHTIHTRPGERHRASFDYIGPCTIWWIIVRDPLQHANWFGLDDAERQVFAQWIQRCPRIQLVSKEIVDYFKRVKQLINQQDTELVEFQIRHGVLEILQRILHHTPLNALSHDMHAYTLELKTRLEQNPSERCTIGQLASEIGLSESHFYRVFRETNGQSPTAFMDRIRMDCACHMLEESKLSITDIAMELGFKTSQHFATVFKKLIGVTPKAWRTHSKVCN